A portion of the Paucilactobacillus hokkaidonensis JCM 18461 genome contains these proteins:
- a CDS encoding elongation factor G codes for MKHIVAGIVAHVDAGKTTLSEAMLYQTGALRQLGRVDNGDAFLDTDKLEKKRGITIFSHQASLQYNDFELTLLDTPGHVDFATQTEQVLSVLDYAVLVISATDGVQGYTRTLWRLLTRYQVPTFIFVNKMDANGVDRKQILNQLQTILSPGCIAFNTDEVVSTDIPAESYEEIALRNDAILEQFMDAGSLNDDTVRQMISRREVFPCYFGAALKVAGIDTLMSGLERWTNETQHQQKFGARVFKISHDAKGERLTWVRVTGGILHSKDVLLNDQKANQLRIYNGAKFVISQEISAGGICAITGLTNTYSGQGLGNEVDGGTPEIRPVINYALEPNDNDVHACLTALQQLEDEDPQLHVSWSSELQEIRVQIMGEVQLEIIQQIMLERFKLNVSFGKGSTLYKETITQAMEGVGHFEPLRHYAEVHLLFRPAPRGSGLTFDADCSVDVLGSNWQHQVLTNLNAKEHLGVLTGAPITDMRITLIGGKASIVHSVGGDFKEATWRAVRQGLMMLKQNDGCQLLEPWYRFRLEIGQDQVGRAINDIQRMNGSFDAPAVNGELATITGVAPVAEMQDYTKEVRAYTHGQGQLECIIDGYRPCHNAEEVIEEMNYDPVADLDNTPGSVFCAHGAGYPVQWDDVPEAAHCEYGYSQAELIQMSR; via the coding sequence ATGAAACACATTGTAGCAGGCATTGTTGCCCATGTTGATGCAGGTAAAACCACGCTTTCAGAAGCTATGCTCTATCAAACCGGTGCACTACGTCAACTGGGGCGGGTGGATAATGGGGATGCTTTTCTTGATACAGATAAGCTTGAAAAAAAGCGTGGCATCACTATTTTTTCGCACCAAGCTAGTCTTCAATATAATGATTTTGAACTAACCTTATTGGATACTCCAGGCCACGTGGATTTTGCGACTCAAACCGAGCAGGTTTTAAGTGTCCTTGATTATGCTGTTTTGGTAATCTCTGCTACAGATGGAGTTCAGGGATATACTAGAACACTTTGGCGTTTGCTTACACGTTATCAGGTACCAACTTTTATTTTCGTGAATAAAATGGATGCAAATGGCGTCGACAGAAAACAGATTCTTAACCAGTTGCAAACCATCCTTTCCCCGGGATGTATCGCTTTTAATACGGATGAAGTGGTAAGTACTGATATTCCGGCTGAATCATATGAAGAAATTGCGCTGCGTAACGATGCTATATTGGAGCAGTTTATGGACGCTGGCAGCCTCAACGATGATACTGTTCGTCAAATGATTAGTCGGCGAGAAGTTTTCCCATGTTATTTTGGGGCTGCATTAAAAGTGGCAGGTATTGATACTTTGATGAGCGGACTTGAACGATGGACGAATGAAACCCAGCATCAACAAAAATTTGGTGCTCGTGTCTTTAAAATATCACATGATGCAAAGGGAGAACGATTAACTTGGGTTCGGGTAACGGGTGGTATCCTGCATTCTAAAGATGTGTTATTAAATGATCAGAAGGCCAATCAATTACGGATCTACAATGGTGCCAAGTTTGTTATTTCCCAGGAAATCTCAGCTGGTGGGATTTGCGCTATTACAGGACTTACGAATACTTACTCTGGTCAAGGCCTGGGTAATGAAGTTGATGGTGGTACACCGGAAATACGTCCCGTCATCAATTATGCACTCGAGCCTAATGATAATGATGTTCATGCCTGTCTGACAGCATTGCAGCAACTTGAAGATGAAGATCCGCAGTTGCACGTTTCCTGGTCAAGCGAGCTCCAGGAAATCCGTGTTCAAATTATGGGCGAGGTGCAGCTAGAAATTATCCAGCAGATTATGCTAGAACGATTTAAATTAAATGTTAGTTTTGGTAAGGGGAGTACTCTTTACAAAGAAACAATTACGCAAGCTATGGAAGGGGTGGGCCATTTTGAACCGCTGCGACATTACGCAGAAGTTCACCTGTTATTCCGACCTGCACCGCGTGGTAGTGGACTAACTTTTGATGCTGATTGCAGTGTTGATGTACTAGGTAGTAATTGGCAACATCAAGTTTTAACTAACCTGAATGCAAAGGAACATCTCGGTGTCCTAACGGGTGCACCAATTACTGATATGCGTATTACACTAATTGGCGGTAAGGCCAGCATCGTCCATTCAGTTGGCGGTGATTTTAAAGAGGCAACTTGGCGTGCAGTCAGGCAAGGATTAATGATGCTTAAGCAAAATGACGGTTGTCAGTTGCTGGAACCATGGTATCGATTCCGGCTGGAAATTGGCCAAGATCAGGTCGGCCGAGCAATCAATGATATCCAGCGGATGAACGGTAGTTTTGATGCGCCAGCAGTTAATGGTGAGCTGGCAACCATTACTGGTGTTGCACCAGTCGCAGAAATGCAAGACTATACAAAAGAAGTCCGTGCATATACACACGGTCAAGGCCAGTTGGAATGTATTATTGATGGTTATCGTCCTTGCCACAATGCCGAGGAAGTTATTGAAGAAATGAATTATGATCCAGTTGCTGATTTGGATAATACGCCTGGATCTGTTTTTTGTGCCCATGGTGCTGGCTATCCGGTGCAATGGGATGATGTTCCTGAGGCGGCACATTGCGAATATGGTTATTCACAAGCAGAATTGATCCAAATGTCAAGGTAG
- a CDS encoding Crp/Fnr family transcriptional regulator has product MGNHSAFECVRSAPIFVGLDDETIQKLTTISTHQEQFAAGSTIYTAGSEVDRLLVVDRGRIKIYRLDENGQEQILYFLDEHAVDSEAALFTDATHQNFAETVEDSLVCSIRKSDFQDLLGKTPSLAVSIINAFGNRLTDLENRSARYGTLTAHDRLAQYLEDAAGQIGSRYFKLPLSKRDLANWLSITPETLSRQFAKLIQEELIEMSGRMIRLL; this is encoded by the coding sequence ATGGGAAATCATTCTGCATTTGAATGTGTTCGTTCGGCACCAATTTTTGTTGGTTTAGATGATGAAACAATCCAGAAATTAACGACTATCTCTACTCACCAAGAACAGTTTGCTGCCGGCTCGACGATTTACACTGCTGGCTCGGAAGTTGATCGTTTATTGGTTGTTGACCGTGGGCGGATAAAGATTTACCGATTGGATGAAAATGGTCAAGAGCAGATTCTTTACTTCCTAGATGAACATGCGGTTGATAGTGAAGCCGCTCTGTTTACCGACGCAACCCATCAAAATTTTGCTGAAACAGTGGAAGATTCATTAGTGTGTTCAATTCGTAAGTCGGACTTTCAAGATTTATTAGGAAAAACACCGTCGTTAGCGGTTAGCATCATCAATGCATTTGGAAACCGGCTGACAGATTTGGAAAATCGCAGCGCTCGCTATGGCACCCTTACAGCTCATGATCGCTTAGCGCAATACCTTGAAGACGCTGCTGGACAAATTGGAAGTCGGTATTTTAAACTTCCTTTGAGTAAACGGGATTTGGCTAATTGGTTAAGCATCACACCGGAAACATTGAGTCGTCAATTTGCTAAGCTAATACAAGAAGAGTTGATTGAAATGTCTGGCAGAATGATCAGATTACTGTAA
- a CDS encoding DEAD/DEAH box helicase, which produces MKNETTGIISARTGFGKTILGIALVADRKVSTLILVHTTQLAEQWNTALEQFLDIKNEPFLEYTPKGRIKKKPKIGLMYDQKFKRSGNVDVTTFQSLVKRKDLDAILSDYGMVIIDEAHHVAAKTYEHLIEKIPAKYIYGFSATVKRSDGLEKITYMRIGDIRFETAKTDEKYLNSVNYVLHSRFTSMNEFGNEALDNTINENYELIVNSKERNEQIVDDIKQNYHDKRHIIV; this is translated from the coding sequence TTGAAAAATGAAACAACTGGAATAATCTCAGCACGGACCGGATTTGGTAAAACCATATTAGGAATTGCTTTAGTAGCTGACAGAAAGGTAAGTACCTTGATATTAGTGCATACAACACAATTGGCAGAGCAATGGAATACTGCACTTGAACAATTTCTAGATATAAAAAATGAACCGTTCCTAGAATATACGCCAAAAGGGAGAATAAAAAAGAAGCCAAAGATTGGATTAATGTATGATCAGAAGTTCAAGCGTAGTGGCAATGTGGATGTTACTACATTTCAGTCATTAGTGAAGCGTAAGGATTTGGATGCAATTTTATCTGACTACGGGATGGTTATAATTGATGAAGCCCACCATGTTGCCGCAAAGACATATGAACATTTAATTGAAAAAATTCCAGCTAAATATATTTATGGGTTTTCTGCAACAGTGAAGCGTAGTGATGGATTAGAAAAAATTACGTATATGCGCATTGGAGATATTAGGTTTGAAACGGCAAAAACAGATGAAAAATATCTCAACAGTGTCAATTATGTGCTCCATTCGAGATTTACTAGTATGAATGAATTTGGTAATGAAGCGCTGGATAATACAATCAATGAAAATTATGAACTCATTGTTAATAGTAAAGAGCGAAATGAACAAATAGTTGACGATATTAAACAAAACTATCATGACAAAAGACATATTATTGTCTAA